The DNA sequence TGGACACCAACGTGACCCGCTTGCCCTCGGCAGCCAGGTTGGCCGCGCAGGTGAGGATGCGGGCGTCATTGGTGTCGGTACGGAAGCCCAGCGGCAGCACGGTCGGGTCGCTGTGGTTCAGCTCGACCTGCAACGTACCGCCCTGTGTCCCAACGGGAATCGGCTCATCAAGCCGGCCGTGTTCGAGGCGCAGGTCGTCGAACAATCGAAGCGCCTGTCTGGCGAACCAGCCCAACTCGTGGTGATGGCGCTTGGCCTCCAATTCACTGATGACCACGAGCGGTACCACTACCTCGTGTTCGGCGAACCGGTTGCACGCCCACGGATCGGACAGCAAGACAGAGGTGTCGAGCACATAAGTCCGGCGTTCGGGCGACGGCGATTGGGTCACTGGGCGCTCCTTTGAGCAAACAGCCGGCCCGTGCGGCCCCACACAGACCTTCCGAGGGACACAGCAGCACCAGGACCGGAGCCGGTCCTTTCGCCGAAACGATCGGTACCGCCCGGACAGCAGAGCATGTCGCTAGCCATCAACGGCGACGCTACTCCGGTGTGAGCCGACGCGCCGTGTGGACGCGCCGCGTCATATGGCTGTTACGCGAGAACGAATTTGCGCAGCACCGCTTCGTCACCGAGGCCCCAGTGCTTGATGCTGTCGGAGACCACGGTGCGCGCCGCGGCGAGGTCGAAAATCCCGGCCTTGGCCACGTTGGCGAGCTTGTCCTGGTACTCGATGATGTCGCCACCGACGACGCCGAACGCGCCGGCCCGGCGGGCGATCGAATTGATCGTGGAGTCGCGATCGACCTCTTCGAGGCAGTAGTTGACCAGGTTGCGGAAGAACTCGGTGTGCCGTTCCTCGTCCTTGGCGATCTTGCCGATCAGACCCCGCAGCACCGGCTCGTCGATCCTGGCTTCCAGGTTGCGCAGATACACCGCGTAGGCGGCCTCCAGGAAGGCCATCACGACCAGCGTCTCGATCTGGGTGAACTTGTCACCGCGGTAGCCACGCATGACGTGGGCCACGCGCACCTGCTCGTCGGCGGCCGGGTCGAAGTTGCGGGTCACTACGAAGTACTCCCGCAGCGCGATGGCGTGCAGGTTCTCCTCAGCGGTCCAGCGGCCCAGCCAGCGGCCCCACTTGTCCTCGAGGATGAAGTGCTCGACGAGCTCGCGGTGGTACCCGGCGAGGTTGTCCTTGGTGATCAGCATGATCTCGCAGGCGTCGACCACGTCCTGGGGCAGCGTGACCTGGGCCGGATCCCAGTCCTTACCGCCCAGGAAGGCAAAGTTCTCGCCCTGGTCGAACGGCACGTAGTCGTGGGCGTACCACTCCTCGGCGGTGTCCAGGAAACGGGCCAGATTGTCGGCGACAACCGGCTCAAGTTCGAGCGTCAACGCATTCGCGACAGGTTTCTGTGCCATGCGGTTACTGTAACCCAAAGACACGTCTGTCGGAAAATCTGGCCCCGACGGCGTTTCGCCTTCTCAGAGGGTCAGGCCGGGGTACAGCGGGTTGGCGTCCAGCATCTCCGCTGCCGCGGCCTGCACCCGGTCGGCCGTGCCGTCGGCCAGCGTGTACTTGGCCTTCGACGGTCCTGAGCTGGCCGCGGCGGCTTCGGTGTTGGACAGCACCTCGACCACCAGCTCGGCCACCCGGTCGAACTCGGCCGGGCCGAAACCGCGCGTGGTGAGGGCGGGCGTGCCGAACCGGATGCCGGAGGTGTACCAGGCGCCGTTCGGGTCGGCCGGGATGGCGTTGCGGTTGGTCACCACGCCGGAATCGAGCAGCGCGGACTCGGCCTGCCGGCCGGTGAGCCCGAAGCTCTGCACGTCGAGCAGCACCAGGTGGTTGTCGGTACCACCGGTGACCAGCCGGGCGCCGCGCTTGAGCAGCCCCTCGGCGAAAGCCTGCGCGTTGTCGGCGACCCGCTGGGCGTACGCCTGGAAGGACGGCTGACGCGCCTCGGCCAGCGCGACGGCCTTGGCCGCCATCACGTGCGACAGCGGGCCGCCCAGCACCATCGGGCAGCCCTTGTCGACGGCGTCGGAGTACTCCTTGGTCGCCAGCACCAGGCCGCCACGGGGCCCGCGCAGCGACTTGTGCGTCGTCGTCGTGGTGACGTGGGCGTGCGGCACCGGGTCCTCGTCGCCGGTGAACACCTTGCCCGCCACCAGGCCGGCGAAGTGCGCCATGTCGACCATCAGGGTGGCGCCGACCTCGTCGGCGATCTCGCGCATCTTGGCGAAGTTGACCCGCCGCGGGTAGGCCGAGTACCCGGCGACCAGGATCAGCGGCTTGAACTCCCGGGCGGTGGCGGCGACGGCGTCGTAGTCGATCAGACCGGTCTGCGGGTTGGTGCCGTAGCTGCGCTGGTGGAACATCTTGCCGGAGATGTTGGGCCGGAAGCCGTGGGTCAGGTGGCCGCCGGCGTCCAGCGACATGCCCAGCAGGCGCTGGCTGCCGAGCTTGGCGCGCAGCCGCTCCCACTCCGCCTCGGACAGATCGTTGACGTTCTTGACGCCCAGGTCTGCCAGCGCGGGGGCCTCGATCTTGGTGGCCAGGATCGCCCAGAACGCCACCAGGTTTGCGTCGATGCCGGAGTGCGGCTGAACGTAGGCGTAGGGCGCGCCGAACAGTTCACGGGCGTGCTCGGCGGCGATGCTCTCCACCTCGTCGACGTTCTGGCAGCCGGCGTAGAAGCGGTGCCCGACCGTGCCCTCGGCGTACTTGTCGGACAGCCAGGTGCCCATGGTCAGCAGCACTGCCGGCGAGGCGTAGTTCTCGCTGGCGATGAGCTTGAGTGAACCTCGCTGATCGGCGAGCTCTTGACGAGTCGCCGCCGCGATCCGCGGTTCGACAGACTCGATGACCGACAGAGCGGCGCGGTAAGCCTCGCTGGCGGTGGCGGCGTAGTCAGCGCCGGGGGCGGCGGCCGAAGCGGAAAGCGTCGAGTCTGCGGTCATGACCCAAGCCTATCGGCCCGCGCGCGGTGTGTTACGCCACCTCGGCCCGCAACGACGACGGGATCAGCGGCTCGTCCAGCAGCCGGCCGAACCGCTCGGTCAACCCCACCTCCGCGGGACGTGCGTCGAGCCAGGACCGCAGCAGCCGGTAACCCTCGACATAGGTGCTCGTATAGGCCCGCCACAACGGGTCGGACAGGAACCGCAGCGACTGGCGGGCCCGGGCGTCGTCGAGGAGAAGCCAGCGCTGCAGGAAGGCGACGACGTCGTCGACGTCGCGGTGCTCGTCGTGCAGCATCAGCGCCGCGTCCTGGCGCACATCAGCCAGCGCCGCCGACGCCTCGGACAGCGCCTCGGCGCGCTCACCGTCGAATCGCAACCCGAGATCGGCGTAGATGCCGGCGGCCCAACTCCCCCAGCCAGGCCCCACCGCGGCGTACAGCGCCAGGTCAGCCAGGCCCTCAGCCATCAGACACTGCGGAGTGTTGACCAGGAAGATCGTCTGCTCCTGCTGATCGTGGCCGGCGACCAGGCCGGCCTCCTTGCGGCAGTGCTCGGTGTGGTGACCCG is a window from the Mycolicibacterium anyangense genome containing:
- a CDS encoding acyl-ACP desaturase — translated: MAQKPVANALTLELEPVVADNLARFLDTAEEWYAHDYVPFDQGENFAFLGGKDWDPAQVTLPQDVVDACEIMLITKDNLAGYHRELVEHFILEDKWGRWLGRWTAEENLHAIALREYFVVTRNFDPAADEQVRVAHVMRGYRGDKFTQIETLVVMAFLEAAYAVYLRNLEARIDEPVLRGLIGKIAKDEERHTEFFRNLVNYCLEEVDRDSTINSIARRAGAFGVVGGDIIEYQDKLANVAKAGIFDLAAARTVVSDSIKHWGLGDEAVLRKFVLA
- a CDS encoding glycine hydroxymethyltransferase gives rise to the protein MTADSTLSASAAAPGADYAATASEAYRAALSVIESVEPRIAAATRQELADQRGSLKLIASENYASPAVLLTMGTWLSDKYAEGTVGHRFYAGCQNVDEVESIAAEHARELFGAPYAYVQPHSGIDANLVAFWAILATKIEAPALADLGVKNVNDLSEAEWERLRAKLGSQRLLGMSLDAGGHLTHGFRPNISGKMFHQRSYGTNPQTGLIDYDAVAATAREFKPLILVAGYSAYPRRVNFAKMREIADEVGATLMVDMAHFAGLVAGKVFTGDEDPVPHAHVTTTTTHKSLRGPRGGLVLATKEYSDAVDKGCPMVLGGPLSHVMAAKAVALAEARQPSFQAYAQRVADNAQAFAEGLLKRGARLVTGGTDNHLVLLDVQSFGLTGRQAESALLDSGVVTNRNAIPADPNGAWYTSGIRFGTPALTTRGFGPAEFDRVAELVVEVLSNTEAAAASSGPSKAKYTLADGTADRVQAAAAEMLDANPLYPGLTL